The Terriglobia bacterium genome has a window encoding:
- the panB gene encoding 3-methyl-2-oxobutanoate hydroxymethyltransferase produces the protein MSLTTGDFRTKITTQTLLEKKQRGEKITCLTAYDYASARLVDEAGIDIILVGDSLAMTMLGHENTLSVTMAEMLHHTKAVHRGTRHAFLIADMPYASYHLDPKMAVKNAARFLKEGGAEAVKLEGGEKRAALVERLRDAEIPVMGHIGLTPQSVHMMGGYKVQGKTLNSVEHLMRDAVALDRAGVCCLVLEGIPREVAAMITDEVETPTIGIGAGPDCDGQVLVFHDILNLTFAPPAKFVRRYADIASVITDALNAYKNDVQSGGYPADPESYHLPKDTAAALETIRTRKRAMRK, from the coding sequence GTGAGTCTTACCACCGGCGATTTCCGCACGAAAATCACCACCCAAACCTTACTGGAAAAAAAGCAGCGGGGAGAGAAGATCACCTGCCTGACTGCCTATGACTACGCCAGCGCCCGTCTCGTCGACGAGGCCGGCATCGACATCATCCTGGTCGGCGACTCGCTCGCCATGACCATGCTCGGCCACGAGAACACGCTCTCCGTCACCATGGCCGAAATGCTGCACCACACCAAGGCTGTCCATCGCGGCACCAGGCACGCCTTCCTCATCGCCGACATGCCGTATGCCAGCTATCACCTCGACCCCAAGATGGCCGTGAAGAATGCCGCGCGATTTCTAAAGGAAGGCGGCGCTGAGGCGGTCAAACTGGAAGGTGGCGAGAAGCGCGCAGCCCTCGTTGAGCGATTGCGCGACGCCGAGATCCCCGTCATGGGGCACATCGGACTCACTCCGCAATCCGTTCACATGATGGGCGGCTACAAGGTGCAGGGAAAAACCCTGAACTCTGTTGAACACCTTATGCGTGACGCGGTCGCCTTGGACCGTGCCGGTGTCTGCTGCCTCGTGCTCGAAGGCATTCCGCGCGAGGTCGCGGCCATGATCACCGACGAGGTCGAGACACCCACCATCGGCATCGGCGCCGGTCCCGACTGCGACGGCCAGGTCCTGGTCTTCCACGACATCCTGAATCTGACATTCGCGCCCCCGGCGAAGTTCGTTCGCCGCTACGCCGACATAGCGAGCGTCATCACCGATGCCCTCAACGCCTACAAGAACGATGTTCAATCCGGCGGCTACCCCGCCGACCCGGAGAGCTACCATCTCCCCAAGGACACGGCCGCCGCTCTGGAAACCATCCGCACCCGCAAGCGAGCCATGCGAAAATAG